Proteins found in one Micromonospora sp. WMMD1082 genomic segment:
- a CDS encoding WhiB family transcriptional regulator — translation MDGQLEAADLLGNAPEWQERALCSQTDPEAFFPEKGGSTREAKRICSRCEVKTECLEYALGHDERFGIWGGLSERERRKLKRRAA, via the coding sequence ATGGACGGCCAGCTCGAGGCGGCCGACCTGCTCGGAAACGCGCCGGAGTGGCAGGAGCGGGCCCTGTGCTCGCAGACCGACCCGGAGGCGTTCTTTCCCGAGAAGGGCGGCTCGACCCGCGAAGCGAAGCGGATCTGCTCGCGGTGCGAGGTCAAGACGGAATGCCTCGAATACGCTCTCGGGCACGACGAGCGGTTCGGGATCTGGGGTGGGCTCTCCGAGCGGGAGCGGCGCAAGCTCAAGCGTCGGGCGGCCTGA
- a CDS encoding aspartate aminotransferase family protein — protein sequence MANATDHLWMHFTRMASYSAGEVPTIVRGEGAYVWDAQGRRYLDGLAGLFVVNAGHGRTELAEAAAKQAGELAYFPLWSYAHPTAVELAERISALTPGDLNRVFFTTGGSEAVEAAWKLARAYFKRTGKPTKHKVVSRYIAYHGTSMGALSITGLPGIKTDFEPLVPGGIKVPNTNFYRAPEHGDDPVAFGRWAADEIGRAIEREGPDTVAAVFLEPVQNSGGCFPPPPGYFERVREICDAHDVLLVSDEVICSWGRLGEYFGAIRYGYQPDIITTAKGITSGYAPLGAMIASDRLMEPFLTETGMFAHGVTFGGHPVSCAVALANLEVFAREDLVGHVRANEAAFRTTLEKLHDLPIVGDIRGDGYFYGIELVKDKTTRATFDEAESERLLRGFLSGALFSAGLYCRADDRGDPVIQLAPPLIADQQQFDEIEQILRSVLTQAHSHL from the coding sequence ATGGCCAACGCCACCGACCACCTCTGGATGCACTTCACCCGGATGGCGAGCTACTCCGCCGGCGAGGTGCCGACCATCGTCCGCGGCGAGGGCGCCTACGTGTGGGACGCGCAGGGCCGCCGCTACCTGGACGGGCTCGCCGGGCTCTTCGTGGTGAACGCCGGCCACGGCCGCACCGAGCTGGCCGAGGCCGCCGCCAAGCAGGCCGGTGAGCTGGCCTACTTTCCACTCTGGTCGTACGCTCATCCGACCGCCGTGGAGCTGGCGGAGCGGATCTCGGCGCTGACCCCCGGCGACCTGAACCGGGTCTTCTTCACCACCGGCGGCTCGGAGGCGGTCGAGGCGGCCTGGAAGCTGGCCCGGGCCTACTTCAAGCGGACCGGCAAGCCGACCAAGCACAAGGTGGTCAGCCGCTACATCGCCTATCACGGCACCTCCATGGGTGCCCTGTCGATCACCGGCCTGCCCGGCATCAAGACCGACTTCGAGCCCCTGGTGCCGGGCGGCATCAAGGTGCCGAACACGAACTTCTACCGGGCGCCGGAGCACGGCGACGACCCGGTGGCGTTCGGCCGGTGGGCCGCCGACGAGATCGGCCGCGCCATCGAGCGGGAGGGGCCGGACACCGTCGCCGCCGTCTTCCTGGAGCCGGTGCAAAACTCCGGCGGCTGCTTCCCGCCGCCGCCCGGCTACTTCGAGCGGGTACGGGAGATCTGCGACGCGCACGACGTGCTGCTGGTCAGCGACGAGGTGATCTGCTCGTGGGGCCGGCTCGGGGAGTACTTCGGCGCCATCCGTTACGGCTACCAGCCCGACATCATCACCACCGCCAAGGGCATCACCTCGGGCTACGCCCCGCTCGGCGCGATGATCGCCAGCGACCGGTTGATGGAACCATTCCTGACCGAGACCGGCATGTTCGCCCACGGGGTGACCTTCGGCGGCCACCCGGTCTCCTGCGCGGTGGCCCTGGCCAACCTGGAGGTCTTCGCCCGGGAGGATCTGGTCGGGCACGTACGCGCCAACGAGGCGGCGTTCCGCACCACCCTGGAGAAGCTGCACGACCTGCCGATCGTCGGCGACATCCGGGGCGACGGATACTTCTACGGCATCGAGCTGGTCAAGGACAAGACGACCCGGGCGACCTTCGACGAGGCCGAGTCGGAGCGGCTGTTGCGCGGCTTCCTCTCCGGCGCCCTCTTCTCCGCCGGCCTCTACTGCCGCGCCGACGACCGCGGCGACCCGGTGATCCAGCTCGCCCCGCCGCTGATCGCCGACCAGCAGCAGTTCGACGAGATCGAGCAGATCCTCCGATCCGTCCTAACCCAAGCCCACTCCCACCTCTAA
- a CDS encoding DUF3499 domain-containing protein — protein MRSPRRCSRNGCPRQAVATLTYVYNESTAVVGPLAAFAEPHTYDLCEPHARSLTAPRGWEVVRHEGEFEPPPPTTDDLVALAEAVREAARPAPRPPQDDHADHAAPPTSRRGHLRVIPPTH, from the coding sequence GTGAGGTCACCACGGCGCTGCTCCCGTAACGGCTGCCCCCGGCAAGCGGTCGCCACACTGACCTATGTCTACAACGAGTCGACCGCCGTGGTGGGCCCGTTGGCCGCCTTCGCCGAGCCGCACACGTACGACCTCTGTGAGCCGCACGCGCGCAGCCTGACCGCACCGCGTGGCTGGGAGGTGGTCCGGCACGAGGGCGAGTTCGAGCCGCCGCCGCCCACCACCGATGACCTGGTCGCCCTCGCCGAGGCGGTCCGCGAGGCGGCCCGTCCCGCCCCCCGCCCCCCGCAGGACGATCACGCCGACCACGCCGCGCCTCCCACCTCCCGCCGCGGCCACCTACGCGTCATCCCACCCACCCACTGA
- a CDS encoding metallopeptidase family protein gives MTSPENRRPGPGRRAHRDRHGRGLRGRLVPATVPLARTKAEIFDDLVLDTVETLERRFAKELAGVEFAVEDVPPDLNVYDSDVLEDGEVPLARLLPGRPGRQEVPPRIVLYRRPLEFRAMDREDLADLVHDVIIEQVANLLGVDPDELA, from the coding sequence ATGACGAGCCCGGAGAACCGCCGCCCCGGCCCCGGCCGGCGCGCCCACCGCGACCGGCACGGACGCGGCCTGCGCGGGCGGCTGGTACCGGCCACCGTGCCGCTGGCGCGGACCAAGGCGGAGATCTTCGACGATCTGGTGCTGGACACCGTCGAGACGCTCGAACGCCGGTTCGCCAAGGAGCTGGCCGGGGTGGAGTTCGCCGTCGAGGACGTCCCGCCCGACCTGAACGTCTACGACTCCGACGTCCTGGAGGACGGCGAGGTGCCGCTGGCCCGGCTGTTGCCCGGCCGGCCGGGTCGTCAGGAGGTGCCGCCGCGGATCGTGTTGTACCGGCGCCCGCTGGAGTTCCGGGCCATGGACCGGGAGGATCTCGCCGACCTGGTGCACGACGTGATCATCGAGCAGGTGGCCAACCTGCTCGGCGTCGATCCGGACGAGTTGGCCTGA